GCCATTTGGGGCCGCCAGGGGGGTCAGCGCCGAGCCCTCCCCGCAGCTGCGGGCCCGAGCCCCCGGCTCCCGCCCCCAGCCCGGGCCCGCCTCCCGGGCCGCCCTCCGACCGGCCGGGCCGGCGCAGGCCCCCACCCCGGGAGCACCATGTTCCCCCGCCCGCTGACCCCCCTGGCGGCCCCAAATGGCGCCGAGCCCCTGGGCCGGGCGCTGAGGCGGGCCCCGCTGGGCAGGGCCCGGGCCGGGCTGGGGGGGCCGCCCCTGCTGCTGCCGTCCATGCTGATGTTCGCGGTGATCGTGGCCTCCAGCGGGCTGCTGCTCATGATCGAGCGGGGCATCCTGGCCGACATGAAGCCCCTTCCTCTGCACCCTCCCAGCCGCGAGGGCGCGGCTTGGCGCCAGgccctccccaggcctgggggGCTGTCCCTGGAGGCCGGGGACCCGGACTTGCAGGTGAGGCAGGACGTCCGGAACCGGACCCTGCGGGCCGTGTGCGGACAACCGGGCATGCCCCGGGACCCGTGGGACTTGCCCGTGGGGCAGCGGCGCACCCTACTGCGCCACATCCTCGTGAGTGACCGCTACCGCTTTCTCTACTGCTACGTCCCCAAGGTGGCCTGCTCGAACTGGAAGCGGCTGCTGAAGGTGCTGGCGGGCGTCCTGGACAGCGTGGACGTGCGCCTCAAGATGGACCACCGCAATGACCTGGTGTTCCTGGCAGACCTGCGGCCCGAGGAGATTCGCTACCGCTTACAGCACTACTTCAAGTTCCTGTTTGTGCGGGACCCCTTGGAGCGCCTGCTGTCCGCCTACCGCAACAAGTTTGGCGAAATCCGAGAGTACCAGCAGCGCTACGGGGCTGAGATCGTGAGGCGGTACAGGGCTGGCGCGGGGCCGAGCCCTGCGGGGGACGATGTCACCTTCCCCGAATTCCTGAGATACCTGGTGGACGAGGACCCTGAGCGGATGAATGAGCACTGGATGCCCGTGTACCACCTGTGCCAGCCTTGTGCGGTGCACTATGACTTTGTAGGCTCCTATGAGAGGCTGGAGGCTGATGCCAACCAGGTGCTGGAGTGGGTGCGGGCACCGCCCCACGTCCGCTTCCCCGCGCGCCAGGCCTGGTACCGGCCGGCCAGCCCCGAGAGCCTGCACTACCACCTGTGCAGCGCCCCGCGGGCCCTCCTGCAGGATGTGCTGCCCAAGTACATCCTAGACTTCTCCCTCTTTGCCTACCCGCTGCCTAACGTCACCAGGGAGGCCTGTCACCAGTGACCGTGGGTATGGGCTGGCGACTGTTGGGGACTGCTGTTGACAATGCCAGCTACCTGCCATTTGGAGAAACCCTAGTCCGGGGGACTTGGGGCTTCTCCAGATGCCTGGATGGCCGGCACTGCCCTCAGAAGTTCCTTGTCCACGGTGGGTGCCCACAGTGGCTCAGAGTACAGGGTTGGTTGGACAGGAGGCCTGGTGCTCCCCACTGGGGGGATTTCTTAGGGGCCATGTGGCCTTTCTCGCCCTGGCTGGGGCTAGACCCCAGTTTGTCAGCGAAGCAACACATCTGTTCTAAAGACTGGCTCCGGGCCCCTGGTTGCAGGGACCGTGCCGTCCACTTGATCTACCTTAACCTGCGCCCAAACCTAGAGGTGACACCAGTCAGGGGAATGGCCAGAGCCAGGGACCCTGGGCTCTGACCACCCACCCATCTGCTCCCCGTGCCTCGAGCTGCAGTCTGCATTCGTGCCTTACACGTGACTTTCGTGCCTTTCTGCTTCAGACTCAGAATTTCCTGCACTTTCCaggttctttctgtttttccaaggaaaggaaaactgagtCAGGGCCCTTGCCTGGTAGCTCCAGGACCTGGCCCTGCACACATCCAAAGAGCCCTGTGCCCAGCCTTCCTGGGGGGCTCTGGGCACCTCCTCCCTTGCCCGAGGGTTGTGACTGCGGCTGGTGGATCTGGCTGCCTCTTTTCtgactcatttatttaaaatttgtactttttgatAGAATGCTTGTGAAGGCTTTGTTTTCCAAATTgctgaatttttaataaagttgttTTGTATACAAAAGCAGCATCCGTAATTCTCTTTCTGAGCTCCTGTGTGTGCAGAGTGTCTCCATGACGCCTGTCTCCTCGGGTCAGGAGAGGGAGCTTGCAGGTAGAGAAAGTGAGACCAAGTGTAAGTTGCTTGGGCCAGTCCAGTGGGCCATTTCCAGACCAGGGAGCCTTGGGGGGCTTCCCGTAGGCCATACCCGATCACAAACTCAGCTTCTGGGATGCCAGCACGGGACAAGCCCCATGAGGAAGGACCCCCTGTCTAGAGCACACCTACATGGATTCTTCCCTGAAGAAGGGGGTGAGTATGAGACATtgacccctcctcctccttagGCAGGAATACTTCTTGACTGAGGAGGCCCCAGATGCAAAGGGGATTGTGGTGTGAGCCAGGGGAGGTTATTCCTGGCATTGAGAAttacaaagaaggcaagaagttTGAGGGAGGAGCAGGGTCTCGCTGACGACGTAGGGTCCAGAGGAAGTTGTAGGCAATGTGGGAAGAATACAGTCTGGGCACTAGAGGACAGGCCTCCGTGTGACCTGTTCCCCAATGCTatccaggatcccaggaccatcAGGGGATGGGAGAAAAGGCAGCTGGGCCCGCCCTGCCCATGGGAGAGATGCAAGGCCAGACCCGGCCCTTCCTTGTGAGTCCTGTCATATACCTCAGTGGGAACTGCTGTACTTAGAGACCCGAGGCAAGGGTGCGAAGAGCCAgagagggggcgggagggagggaggtgggaagggcccCTTTGCAGATATTACTTATACCTAGCCTGGCTATTGGCCTGACTTTAGAGGAGAAGTCAGGGGAGGGCAATTCTCTGGGCATTCATGGTTCTCTGCCATGACTCACCAGGCGGCCTTAGTTGATTCCCTGTCTAGATCAGAGGCCCCTCTTCAAGGTCCCCTTGACTCTGGACTTCACCTCTGATAGCACTTGTTCCGTTGTAACTGCCCAGTTACTTATCAGTCTCTCCCATCGAGAATGCAATTGTGTGAATTTGAGACTGTGTCTGTCTCGTTCCTTTGACATTCCCAGATCCTAGCCCAGGGGGCTGGCATGCAGTAGGCTTGTATGGCCGGGCAGAACCAAGGTGTACATCTTGCTGCAGGACAGAGAACACTGTGCTTGGAGTCATCCAGACGGATCACTCCCCCAGCTGCCTgaccacctctctgagcctccccaAGCTCCACTGGATCCCTGGAATAACAGCAGAGTCCTGTGAGGATGAATGAAGACTAAATGAGTAAAAGGACCTCTCCTAGCTCCTGGCTGAATGGATGTTCTTTGAAATGCTAGTTGAACACCTGATCCCTCAGAGTCCTGTGGGGACAGGCGAGAAGCCAGGACACTGTCCATCCAGCGCTGGAGACTGGAGCTGCCTCTGGGCAGAGCTCCTTCGATCTGTGGGTTCATTTCCCCTGCCAACTGGTTAGTCCTGGTTGGTCCTTCTCTGAGGTTCCAGCCCCTCTCAGGAGCCCCCTCTTCCACCCTCCCCCGAGCTGCttccctctccccgcctccctgGTCTTGGAACAGCCACCCCAGACCTACAGCAGCCACTCAATCCCCCTCACTAGGGCCtgcagcgggggtggggtgggggtggggtgggggggtggagggggtggacCCAGAgactgcctgccccctgccctgcgTGCCTCATTTAAATCTCGCCACGGACCAATAGCAGAGGAGTCGTCCTGCTGTCATATGGACTCGGAAACTGGCACAGGGAGAGTAAGTACCTTGCCCAAAGTCCAACCCAGGGCTGTGTGCCTCCCAAATTCCAGGAGGGGGAGATCggtgatggtgggggtggggagaaaagggaatagGAAGGTGAAGGAAAAGGGTGGATCAGGTTGTATTTGGGGGCATTGGCACATATTTTCCCTCCtcagttctttccttccttcatttttggAGAATCCAATTCAGTCCAGCTGACATTTACCAGTCCCTGCCCCGGAGGAGTGGGGGTCAAATGAAGTCCTTGATGTGGTTAGCTTATTGGTTCCTCTCCAGGCAGAAAAGGGTGCCAGGCCACAGAGCACTCGACAGCCAGAAGCAGACATCTGTGGTGTGGGCAGGAGGGTTGGAGGTGAGAGGGAAAAGGCCTGCTGAGACAAATTGCCGCCTACCACCATTTTTCCCTGGAGTCAGCCCTGAGGGACTTAATTTGTCACCTACCCTTGTTTTCAGGAAAAAGGGCTTCTTAAAAGGAGGTTCCAGAGAGCTGTGGGTGGCCAGGTGGCCCTAGTACGGCCTGCCTTGTACTGGGCACACAGGTCAGAGCGAGGGGTATGTGGCAAGCTCTGGTGGGACAGAGGCATCCCCAGAACCGGACACCTGGACTGGGTCTTCTTGGAATTCCCCCTTTGCATTGGGTCGGCCCTCGTCCCCACACAAAGCTACTGCCACCAGCCGGCGCCTCTGAGGACAAGGGTCCCCTTTCAAACTGG
This is a stretch of genomic DNA from Neomonachus schauinslandi unplaced genomic scaffold, ASM220157v2 HiC_scaffold_1414, whole genome shotgun sequence. It encodes these proteins:
- the CHST14 gene encoding carbohydrate sulfotransferase 14, which codes for MFPRPLTPLAAPNGAEPLGRALRRAPLGRARAGLGGPPLLLPSMLMFAVIVASSGLLLMIERGILADMKPLPLHPPSREGAAWRQALPRPGGLSLEAGDPDLQVRQDVRNRTLRAVCGQPGMPRDPWDLPVGQRRTLLRHILVSDRYRFLYCYVPKVACSNWKRLLKVLAGVLDSVDVRLKMDHRNDLVFLADLRPEEIRYRLQHYFKFLFVRDPLERLLSAYRNKFGEIREYQQRYGAEIVRRYRAGAGPSPAGDDVTFPEFLRYLVDEDPERMNEHWMPVYHLCQPCAVHYDFVGSYERLEADANQVLEWVRAPPHVRFPARQAWYRPASPESLHYHLCSAPRALLQDVLPKYILDFSLFAYPLPNVTREACHQ